In the Solibacillus sp. FSL K6-1523 genome, one interval contains:
- a CDS encoding TRAP transporter small permease — MKILDYFEEIILFVSFVVITAITFINILSRNFMQLSLSFTEEVTINLLVLLTFVGTSLGVRRFAHLGFTLVYDKGSSAMKYVVVVVSSAVSFLLFSVLLYFGIDMVMFQKQIGQTTPALNLPQWIWSLALPIGAFLCLIRTVQALFIELKVVREEQRQSKREELVEVRGEEVL, encoded by the coding sequence ATGAAGATATTAGACTACTTTGAAGAAATTATACTATTTGTATCGTTTGTAGTCATTACAGCGATAACGTTTATTAATATTCTTTCACGTAATTTTATGCAACTATCGTTATCTTTTACAGAGGAAGTAACAATTAATTTACTTGTATTATTAACGTTTGTAGGGACTTCACTAGGTGTGCGTCGTTTTGCGCACCTAGGTTTTACATTAGTATACGATAAAGGTAGCAGTGCAATGAAGTATGTAGTAGTTGTTGTTTCATCTGCTGTGAGCTTCCTATTATTTTCGGTTCTATTGTATTTTGGGATTGATATGGTCATGTTCCAAAAGCAAATTGGTCAGACGACACCGGCTTTGAATTTGCCACAGTGGATATGGTCATTAGCATTACCAATAGGGGCATTCCTATGTCTTATTCGTACAGTACAAGCATTATTTATTGAACTTAAAGTAGTAAGAGAAGAACAACGACAATCAAAACGTGAAGAGTTAGTAGAAGTGAGGGGAGAAGAAGTACTATGA
- a CDS encoding TRAP transporter large permease has translation MTATLLFGSFILLVFLRVNIAASLAVSSIIVMFIANGFAGFEAVTDIMYTSVAKFTLLAIPFFILAGVIMDHIGISQRLIDFAQTLVGHRKGGIVLVTVIVAVFFAAISGSGPATVAAIGGILIPAMMKNGYRKETAGGLVASAGAIGIIIPPSIALIIFAVVAGDQIPITINRLFMAGIIPGILVGIALFIAGMYVRKRDIKRGIFNEEAERQTTKATGKERWDAFVKAIPGLMMPVIILGGIYGGFFTPTESAVMAVVYGLVVGLFIHRRGYIKMMYKIFIESALQTAVVMIIVSAASVFAYIVTTEQIATNVSNAVLGITDNKILILLLVNLILLVAGAFIDAISAFYIFVPILLPIMLSLGVDPTVFGIFMTINLAIGLFTPPVGLNLYVAASLSKTNIIEISRGVVPFVIASIIVLLLVTYVPVITTFLPDLLNVK, from the coding sequence ATGACAGCAACATTACTTTTTGGCTCCTTTATTTTACTTGTTTTCTTACGTGTAAATATTGCCGCATCACTCGCAGTTTCTTCTATTATCGTTATGTTTATCGCAAATGGCTTTGCAGGATTTGAAGCTGTGACAGATATTATGTATACGAGTGTGGCAAAGTTCACATTATTAGCGATACCTTTCTTCATTTTGGCAGGCGTTATTATGGACCATATTGGAATTTCACAACGCCTCATTGATTTTGCACAGACATTGGTCGGGCATCGTAAAGGCGGTATCGTCCTTGTAACGGTTATCGTAGCCGTTTTCTTTGCAGCGATCTCTGGTTCAGGACCAGCGACTGTAGCGGCTATTGGTGGAATTTTAATTCCGGCGATGATGAAAAATGGTTACCGTAAAGAAACAGCTGGAGGTTTAGTTGCAAGTGCAGGGGCGATTGGGATAATTATACCACCATCCATCGCCCTTATTATTTTCGCCGTTGTTGCAGGTGATCAAATCCCAATTACGATTAATCGTCTATTTATGGCAGGTATTATACCAGGTATTTTAGTAGGGATTGCTTTATTTATTGCAGGAATGTATGTACGTAAGCGGGATATTAAACGTGGCATTTTCAATGAAGAAGCAGAACGACAAACTACAAAAGCTACGGGTAAGGAACGTTGGGATGCATTTGTTAAGGCGATACCGGGATTGATGATGCCGGTAATTATTTTAGGTGGTATTTATGGGGGCTTCTTTACACCAACGGAATCAGCAGTTATGGCCGTTGTTTATGGATTAGTTGTAGGTCTGTTTATTCATCGTAGGGGCTACATAAAAATGATGTATAAGATTTTTATTGAATCAGCATTACAAACAGCTGTAGTTATGATTATTGTAAGTGCGGCGTCCGTATTTGCTTATATCGTGACGACGGAACAAATTGCTACAAATGTATCGAATGCAGTGTTAGGTATTACCGATAATAAGATTCTCATTTTATTACTTGTAAATCTCATCTTATTAGTCGCAGGGGCATTTATTGATGCGATTTCAGCATTTTACATTTTTGTACCAATTTTATTACCAATCATGCTGAGTTTGGGAGTAGATCCGACTGTATTTGGGATATTTATGACAATCAACTTAGCAATCGGCTTATTCACACCTCCAGTAGGGTTAAATTTATATGTAGCAGCAAGTTTATCAAAAACGAATATTATCGAAATATCTAGAGGGGTTGTACCGTTCGTAATTGCATCGATTATTGTGTTACTACTCGTAACATATGTTCCTGTAATAACGACATTCTTACCTGATTTACTCAATGTAAAATAG
- a CDS encoding SDR family NAD(P)-dependent oxidoreductase — translation MGCKGDVAIVTGAASGIGQAVAVNLSKQGVHVVLVDLNACEKTIELLEDGSYLECLGDIREEEFVKATVKRTVEKFGEVHILVNNAGTCSRKDIETMTADDWSRDIDTNLKATFLFTQACVYPHMKEAEYGRIINISSISGINGGVVSGQEDGSGRSGPAYSASKGGVIALTKWVAKELGPFGITCNSVAPGAVETAITAGVPYSLDSQAVKRIGVPHDIAEAVSYFASRKSSYTTAQVLKVDGGNAIG, via the coding sequence ATGGGATGTAAAGGTGATGTAGCGATTGTAACTGGTGCTGCAAGTGGAATTGGACAGGCGGTCGCTGTAAATTTATCAAAGCAAGGTGTACATGTTGTTTTAGTAGATTTAAATGCATGTGAAAAGACAATTGAACTTTTAGAAGACGGAAGTTATTTAGAATGTCTAGGTGATATACGTGAGGAAGAGTTTGTGAAAGCAACGGTCAAACGTACAGTTGAGAAATTCGGTGAGGTACATATTTTAGTGAACAACGCAGGTACTTGTAGCCGAAAAGATATTGAGACGATGACAGCGGATGACTGGTCACGAGATATTGATACCAACTTAAAGGCAACGTTTTTATTTACTCAAGCATGCGTATATCCACATATGAAAGAAGCTGAATATGGACGTATCATTAATATTAGTTCTATATCAGGTATTAATGGTGGAGTTGTTTCAGGACAAGAAGATGGATCGGGTCGTTCAGGTCCTGCTTATTCTGCTTCAAAAGGCGGCGTTATTGCTTTAACAAAATGGGTCGCAAAAGAACTAGGTCCATTTGGTATTACATGTAATTCAGTTGCACCAGGAGCAGTCGAAACGGCAATTACTGCTGGCGTTCCATATAGCTTAGATAGTCAAGCTGTAAAACGTATTGGTGTCCCACACGATATTGCAGAAGCTGTTTCATACTTTGCATCACGTAAGTCGAGCTATACGACGGCACAAGTGTTAAAAGTAGATGGAGGCAATGCTATTGGTTAA
- a CDS encoding PPC domain-containing DNA-binding protein — translation MVNNRWQAVYDKKTDRILGRLKRGTDVMEGIKEICAHFDVTAGQFQCMGSLNYVTYMQAERADDKGNMKYSPIMKTSSGVELVTATGFIGISEETNELDIHLHGAFIDCDHQFSAGHFIEGGNPTAVTVEYLIHVVHDVDVKRSLDGELNLSFFQFKKREA, via the coding sequence TTGGTTAACAATCGTTGGCAAGCTGTATACGACAAGAAGACAGATCGTATTTTAGGCCGTTTAAAACGTGGGACAGATGTAATGGAAGGTATAAAAGAAATTTGTGCACATTTTGATGTTACAGCAGGCCAATTTCAATGTATGGGTTCATTGAATTATGTAACCTATATGCAAGCTGAAAGAGCAGACGACAAGGGAAATATGAAATATTCACCGATTATGAAAACAAGTTCAGGTGTAGAACTGGTGACAGCTACTGGGTTTATCGGAATAAGCGAGGAAACGAATGAATTAGATATTCATCTGCATGGAGCTTTTATTGATTGTGATCATCAATTTAGTGCAGGACATTTTATTGAAGGCGGAAATCCGACTGCTGTTACAGTAGAATACTTAATTCATGTCGTTCATGATGTAGACGTAAAGCGCAGTTTGGACGGAGAATTAAATCTGTCATTTTTCCAATTTAAAAAAAGGGAGGCGTAA
- a CDS encoding class I adenylate-forming enzyme family protein, with amino-acid sequence MSTIGQLATKSAKAYPQKIAVKYNDIEITYTQLLERAHALTAYFHATGLRKGDRIGILMSNRSEHIELDVAISLAGIIKVPLNYRLHPRELEYQIRDSGLRLLIGEQPIFDKVDTTAPLLLVGEQYEAIIDKYRGQSHITEVEEDDLMAIMYTSGTTGNPKGVMLSHRNMVCGAVSLATACEVDFSDTIGHVAPLTHGANFLSHVAWIYGLTQVVYDKFDPETFIHYLKKDCVSVIFLVPTMVNLMVQHEKFDASYLETIKSINMAGSPIAVTKLQEALDKVGTKFVETYGQVECPMCISIMPRNDLPKKLDSCGRIGPFVDVQIVDDEGNVLPVGEVGEITAKGPLVMKGYWNNEAATKETLQDGWLYTGDLGHVDEQGFLYIVDRKKEVIISGGVNIYPREVEEVLNKHEAVKETCVIGIPDEKWGESIVAYVVPNGRGEVTAEELIQLCKDHLASFKKPKEIHIVSELPKSSYGKILKRELVKQHMGVIR; translated from the coding sequence TTGAGTACAATCGGTCAATTAGCAACTAAATCAGCGAAAGCTTACCCACAAAAAATTGCGGTGAAATATAATGATATCGAAATCACATATACACAGTTATTGGAACGTGCGCACGCATTGACGGCTTATTTTCATGCCACTGGTTTAAGGAAGGGCGACCGTATTGGTATTTTAATGTCGAATCGTTCAGAGCATATCGAGTTGGATGTGGCGATTTCGTTAGCAGGCATTATTAAAGTGCCACTCAATTATCGTCTACATCCTCGTGAACTTGAGTATCAAATCAGGGACTCGGGCTTACGATTGTTGATTGGTGAGCAACCGATTTTTGACAAGGTGGACACAACTGCACCACTGCTTTTGGTAGGAGAGCAATACGAAGCTATTATTGATAAATACCGAGGACAGTCACATATTACGGAAGTTGAAGAAGACGATTTAATGGCGATCATGTATACATCAGGCACGACTGGAAATCCAAAAGGGGTCATGCTATCACATCGCAATATGGTTTGTGGTGCAGTTTCACTAGCAACAGCTTGTGAAGTAGACTTTAGTGATACGATTGGTCATGTTGCACCGCTTACACATGGTGCAAATTTTTTATCTCATGTGGCTTGGATTTACGGCTTAACTCAAGTTGTTTATGACAAGTTTGATCCAGAAACGTTTATTCATTATTTAAAAAAGGATTGTGTCTCAGTTATTTTCCTTGTGCCGACGATGGTGAATTTAATGGTGCAACATGAGAAATTTGATGCCTCTTATTTAGAAACAATTAAATCTATTAATATGGCAGGTTCACCGATTGCTGTTACGAAACTGCAGGAAGCGCTCGATAAAGTAGGAACAAAATTTGTTGAGACGTATGGACAAGTGGAATGCCCAATGTGTATTTCAATTATGCCCCGTAATGATTTGCCAAAGAAATTAGATTCTTGCGGGCGTATAGGTCCCTTTGTTGACGTGCAAATAGTCGATGATGAGGGGAATGTATTACCAGTTGGAGAAGTTGGAGAAATTACAGCAAAAGGTCCACTAGTTATGAAAGGCTATTGGAATAACGAAGCAGCGACAAAAGAGACGCTACAAGACGGTTGGTTATATACAGGCGATTTAGGTCATGTGGATGAGCAAGGCTTTTTATATATTGTAGACCGAAAAAAAGAGGTCATTATTTCAGGTGGAGTTAATATTTACCCGCGAGAAGTTGAAGAAGTACTCAACAAGCACGAAGCTGTAAAAGAAACATGTGTTATCGGCATCCCCGACGAAAAATGGGGAGAGTCAATTGTTGCGTATGTTGTGCCGAATGGACGTGGTGAAGTGACTGCGGAAGAACTTATACAATTATGCAAAGATCATTTAGCAAGCTTTAAAAAGCCGAAAGAAATCCATATTGTATCAGAGTTACCGAAAAGTTCATATGGGAAAATACTAAAACGTGAGCTTGTGAAGCAACATATGGGGGTAATACGATGA
- a CDS encoding thiolase C-terminal domain-containing protein yields the protein MTVYIQSVGMTKFGKAENSTLKDLMLQAAHEALQKAPGMKIDAVYVGNFMGGSLANQEILGAIVANDLGLGYIPTAKLEGACASGGIALRQGVLGILSGEYENVLVVGAEKMKHASTADVTQVINSAMDRDTSEKHAGLTFPGFFGVLANRYFYETGASKEHLAMIALKNRENALNNPLAQFQKPTTLEEILQARHITSPLGLFDCSPTTDGAAAVVLTSKPTDIKVLASSQASGPTMMQDAIDLLSIPAIRISGEQAYAKAGVGPEDIDVVEIHDCFSMTEMLAIEELGFYPKREGWRAIAEGKTKVTGEKPVNTSGGLLSRGHPIGATGIAQIVQLVHQLRGTAPNQMAKQPRLALAQNLGGTGAYSVVHILERV from the coding sequence ATGACTGTATATATCCAAAGCGTTGGGATGACGAAGTTTGGCAAGGCGGAAAATAGCACATTAAAAGATTTAATGCTACAGGCAGCGCATGAAGCTTTACAAAAAGCGCCTGGCATGAAAATTGATGCCGTTTATGTAGGTAACTTTATGGGTGGAAGCTTGGCTAATCAAGAAATTTTAGGTGCAATTGTGGCCAATGATTTAGGATTAGGCTATATTCCAACGGCAAAGTTAGAAGGAGCTTGTGCTTCAGGTGGCATTGCGCTGCGTCAAGGTGTACTTGGTATTTTAAGTGGAGAATATGAAAATGTCCTTGTTGTAGGCGCAGAAAAAATGAAGCATGCATCGACAGCCGATGTGACGCAAGTGATTAACTCGGCAATGGACCGGGATACGAGTGAAAAACATGCAGGTCTTACATTCCCAGGATTTTTTGGCGTCCTTGCAAATCGTTATTTCTATGAAACAGGAGCGAGTAAGGAACATTTAGCGATGATTGCATTGAAAAATCGCGAGAATGCTTTAAACAATCCACTTGCCCAGTTCCAAAAACCAACGACATTAGAAGAGATTTTACAGGCACGTCATATCACATCACCGCTTGGATTATTTGATTGCTCGCCTACGACTGATGGTGCAGCAGCTGTTGTGCTAACAAGCAAGCCGACAGATATTAAAGTACTCGCTTCTTCACAAGCTTCGGGACCAACAATGATGCAAGATGCAATTGATTTATTATCCATTCCAGCGATTCGTATATCAGGGGAGCAAGCATATGCAAAAGCAGGTGTTGGTCCTGAAGATATCGATGTTGTAGAAATTCATGATTGTTTTTCGATGACTGAAATGCTGGCGATTGAAGAACTGGGCTTTTATCCAAAGCGTGAAGGATGGCGAGCTATAGCAGAGGGCAAGACGAAGGTAACAGGCGAAAAACCAGTCAATACGAGCGGAGGATTATTATCCCGTGGGCATCCAATTGGCGCAACCGGTATTGCACAAATTGTTCAACTCGTGCATCAACTACGTGGAACCGCGCCAAATCAAATGGCGAAACAACCACGACTCGCATTGGCGCAAAATCTTGGTGGCACAGGAGCTTATTCTGTTGTACATATTTTAGAAAGGGTGTAG
- a CDS encoding Zn-ribbon domain-containing OB-fold protein, with translation MKVYECCDIESVTKKIYCRECGQEITNEREVPDKGNVYSYTVIHVPPAEYAHLAPYTVALIELHNSNVKLTVRIAGEVEIGDEVELDEFVDGAYVYKKTS, from the coding sequence ATGAAAGTATATGAATGTTGCGATATCGAATCGGTCACAAAAAAGATATATTGCCGAGAGTGCGGGCAAGAAATTACGAATGAACGTGAAGTTCCGGATAAAGGAAATGTGTATAGCTATACAGTCATCCATGTACCACCAGCTGAATATGCACACTTAGCGCCGTATACAGTAGCACTTATTGAATTACACAACTCAAATGTAAAGCTAACAGTACGAATTGCAGGGGAAGTCGAGATTGGTGATGAAGTTGAATTAGATGAGTTTGTAGATGGAGCTTATGTTTATAAGAAAACCAGCTAA
- a CDS encoding DMT family transporter, translating into MSNKKIYSILIFVMLLWGMNVSWMKLIITSGDPLTLQGLRVFLAALTVFLILKLMKQPLTVPNMPWKYIILACFFGVICHHGFFAYGIEQTTAMKTAIISGMSPLFTAFVAVLFKDTVMTRAKGLGFMLGGIGVLIAVVRDFSDLINWALGDVFMILSFFLQAFSFIAIRRATRIMQPMLVTAWMLLIGSSVLLLAALIISPSNFTVLTGLSPIVLTLFLLSAILATGVGHTLYNLCIKQIGAAESAIFANFNTVFALIFSALLLGEIITIQQFIGSVFIIVGVIVGTGNVERLLKWRREVA; encoded by the coding sequence GTGAGCAATAAAAAGATATACAGCATCCTAATATTCGTCATGCTACTTTGGGGCATGAATGTATCTTGGATGAAGCTCATAATTACAAGCGGGGACCCACTGACATTGCAGGGATTACGTGTATTTTTGGCGGCACTAACGGTGTTTCTTATCTTGAAGTTGATGAAGCAACCGTTAACTGTTCCGAATATGCCATGGAAATATATTATACTTGCCTGTTTTTTTGGTGTCATCTGCCATCACGGTTTTTTTGCATATGGGATCGAACAGACAACAGCGATGAAAACCGCGATTATAAGTGGAATGAGTCCTTTATTTACAGCGTTTGTGGCAGTACTATTTAAAGATACTGTAATGACCCGCGCGAAAGGTCTTGGCTTTATGCTAGGCGGCATTGGTGTGCTTATAGCGGTAGTACGTGATTTTTCAGATTTGATCAATTGGGCACTTGGGGATGTATTTATGATACTGTCCTTTTTCTTGCAAGCCTTTAGTTTTATCGCGATACGTCGTGCAACTCGCATCATGCAGCCGATGTTAGTGACGGCATGGATGTTGTTAATTGGCTCTTCAGTCCTTTTATTGGCTGCGTTAATAATCAGCCCAAGTAATTTTACAGTGTTGACAGGGCTATCACCAATTGTACTAACTTTATTTTTACTATCTGCCATTTTAGCCACAGGGGTAGGGCATACACTTTACAATCTTTGTATTAAACAAATTGGTGCAGCTGAATCTGCGATATTTGCAAACTTTAATACAGTATTCGCACTTATATTTTCAGCGTTATTACTTGGTGAAATTATTACGATACAGCAATTTATCGGTAGCGTTTTCATCATAGTAGGTGTTATTGTAGGGACGGGTAATGTTGAACGATTATTAAAATGGCGTAGGGAAGTTGCTTGA
- a CDS encoding IclR family transcriptional regulator, producing MSVEKTLDILDLFDFKTRELTVQEMANKLEQPQSSVYRHLKVLKDRSLITETNKGTYRLGYRFLEMAKIVKSDINLSSVAFPIMQELCKQLNETVILTIVSNLNVICLEVVTPDQPIKVSSTQGKILPLHAGASSRILLAHLDDNIIFELEKKDMLEKYSDYTFTDVEKLFALKKEVLEKGYAVSDSEVDIGVYAYGVAIKDIDKKLVAGLSIAGPKERLIAVDESYIVETLFESRDKIQEFL from the coding sequence ATGAGTGTTGAAAAAACCCTTGATATTTTAGATTTATTTGATTTTAAAACTCGAGAATTAACTGTACAAGAAATGGCAAATAAATTAGAACAGCCACAGAGTTCAGTGTACCGTCATTTAAAAGTTTTAAAAGATAGATCTTTAATAACTGAAACTAACAAGGGAACTTATCGATTAGGATATCGATTTTTGGAAATGGCGAAAATAGTTAAATCTGATATTAATCTTTCTTCAGTGGCCTTTCCTATTATGCAAGAGCTTTGTAAGCAATTAAATGAAACAGTTATTTTAACAATCGTTTCAAATTTGAATGTTATTTGTTTAGAGGTTGTTACACCGGATCAACCCATTAAAGTGTCATCAACGCAGGGGAAAATATTACCCCTTCATGCAGGTGCTTCATCAAGAATTTTATTGGCACATCTAGATGACAATATAATTTTTGAACTTGAAAAGAAAGATATGTTGGAAAAATACTCTGACTATACTTTTACAGATGTTGAAAAATTATTTGCTTTAAAGAAAGAGGTTTTAGAAAAAGGGTATGCTGTTTCAGATTCTGAGGTAGATATTGGTGTATATGCATACGGTGTTGCGATAAAAGATATAGATAAAAAGCTAGTAGCAGGTTTAAGTATTGCGGGTCCTAAAGAACGTTTAATTGCTGTTGATGAAAGCTATATCGTTGAAACGTTATTTGAATCAAGAGATAAAATCCAAGAATTTTTATAG
- the allB gene encoding allantoinase AllB, with product MINFDVVIKGKIVLPNEVIDGEIGVLNGKIEAIERSQGSLIGNQIIDAIGQIILPGVIDGHVHAFSNPEEGLIATTSAAAAGGVTTIIDMPYDLPNPVNNIAAFSKKVDLVEKEVIVDTCLWGTIAKENGAEAIDDLAKAGACAFKMSTFETDSYRFPRISDVDILKAMNKLKEYDLVAAFHAENDEMIVDLIDELQEEGKVYPKAHMESRPPVTETTAVLKLMELSYWADAKLHIVHVSHPRTISLIQQFKKQGVKVTAETCYPYLLLSVNDLEKFGPKAKNNPPLRYEEDVQGLWKQLMDEEIDFITTDHAPWKAEQKERGVDNIFLAASGMPGLDIMVPLMYEAAVKENGMAVEQFAKIMSQNVADIYGIPNKGRIEVGYDADFTIIDPSKPYIIEEKNLHSNSKLTPFDGVKVDCSIAKTIVRGVMVFDGADIKVGPGFGKFVPGKAYKESSLIV from the coding sequence ATGATTAATTTTGATGTTGTTATTAAAGGAAAAATAGTTTTACCGAATGAAGTAATTGATGGGGAAATTGGTGTTTTAAATGGCAAAATTGAGGCCATTGAAAGATCTCAAGGAAGTTTAATAGGAAATCAAATTATTGATGCAATTGGTCAAATTATTTTACCTGGAGTTATTGATGGACATGTACATGCATTTAGTAATCCTGAAGAAGGTTTAATAGCTACAACTTCAGCCGCAGCAGCAGGCGGAGTTACAACAATTATTGATATGCCTTACGACTTACCCAATCCAGTTAATAACATAGCAGCATTTTCAAAGAAAGTAGATTTAGTAGAGAAAGAGGTTATTGTTGATACTTGTCTATGGGGAACGATTGCTAAAGAAAATGGAGCAGAAGCAATAGATGATTTAGCAAAAGCAGGTGCATGTGCATTTAAAATGTCTACTTTTGAAACGGATAGTTACCGTTTCCCTAGAATTTCTGATGTAGATATTCTAAAAGCTATGAACAAGTTGAAAGAATACGATCTTGTAGCAGCTTTTCATGCAGAAAATGATGAGATGATTGTAGATTTAATAGACGAATTACAAGAAGAAGGAAAAGTTTATCCGAAAGCACATATGGAATCAAGACCACCAGTTACCGAAACAACAGCAGTTTTAAAATTAATGGAGCTAAGTTATTGGGCAGACGCTAAATTACACATTGTACATGTAAGTCATCCTCGTACAATATCTTTAATTCAACAATTTAAAAAACAGGGTGTCAAAGTAACTGCGGAAACGTGTTATCCATACTTATTATTATCTGTTAATGATTTAGAAAAATTCGGTCCAAAAGCTAAAAATAATCCTCCATTACGATATGAAGAAGATGTTCAAGGCTTATGGAAACAATTAATGGATGAGGAAATTGATTTTATTACAACAGACCATGCTCCATGGAAAGCTGAACAAAAAGAACGTGGAGTAGATAATATTTTCTTAGCAGCATCAGGCATGCCTGGATTAGATATTATGGTTCCACTGATGTATGAGGCTGCAGTTAAAGAAAATGGTATGGCAGTAGAACAATTTGCAAAAATAATGTCACAAAATGTTGCAGACATTTACGGTATTCCGAATAAAGGACGAATTGAAGTTGGATATGATGCAGACTTTACAATTATTGATCCTTCGAAACCATATATAATTGAAGAAAAAAACCTTCATTCTAATTCAAAATTAACACCATTTGATGGAGTTAAAGTAGATTGTTCGATTGCAAAAACAATTGTTCGAGGTGTGATGGTATTTGATGGTGCAGATATTAAGGTGGGACCAGGCTTTGGTAAGTTTGTCCCTGGCAAAGCCTACAAAGAAAGTAGCTTAATAGTTTAA
- a CDS encoding Zn-dependent hydrolase produces MNNVSSHGICIERIQADLEEMAQLFNSDSIGYNRIAFSKEEDGALEWLRKKLEDLNVTVKQDAVGNIFGRIGSINEPSIAIGSHLDTVIHGGLFDGALGVVTGIEILRVIQEKNIQLESPVELIAFRAEEANPLGGTFGSRALVGQLNITPEVEDKLSLVGLTKEDCLSSLQNRHLYKQFIELHIEQGAVLEENQQKIGIATGIAGILRIESIFKGEARHAGTTPMNQRKDALIDAAKFILFAEKTVADFDSQMVVTIGELELQPNLASVVPDFVKLTIEIRAMDWEKMKAFQKALQLFASNSKFNVSFKETVEKHPNYLNAQIQEQIEKICIENQIPYRHMMSGANHDCKSMATIVPAALLFIPSKDGISHHPDEFSSWEDVEIGAQVFLETVLQLTRGGI; encoded by the coding sequence ATGAATAACGTCTCATCACATGGTATTTGTATAGAACGAATTCAAGCAGATTTAGAAGAAATGGCCCAATTATTTAATTCAGATTCAATCGGATATAATCGTATAGCCTTTTCAAAAGAAGAAGATGGAGCACTCGAATGGCTTCGTAAAAAGCTTGAAGATTTAAATGTTACAGTTAAACAGGATGCTGTAGGAAATATTTTTGGAAGAATTGGATCAATAAATGAACCATCGATTGCTATTGGTTCACACCTAGACACAGTTATTCATGGTGGTTTGTTTGATGGGGCATTAGGGGTTGTTACAGGCATCGAAATATTAAGAGTAATCCAAGAGAAAAATATTCAGCTAGAGTCTCCTGTAGAACTTATTGCTTTTCGAGCGGAAGAGGCCAACCCTCTTGGCGGTACATTTGGAAGTCGGGCATTAGTTGGGCAACTAAATATCACTCCTGAAGTAGAAGATAAACTTAGTCTTGTAGGGTTAACAAAAGAAGATTGTTTGTCCTCTTTACAAAATAGACATTTATATAAACAGTTCATAGAGTTGCATATTGAACAAGGTGCGGTGTTAGAAGAAAATCAACAAAAGATTGGAATCGCAACTGGTATCGCTGGGATTTTGAGAATTGAATCAATTTTTAAAGGGGAAGCTAGGCATGCAGGTACAACACCTATGAATCAAAGGAAAGATGCTCTTATAGATGCTGCAAAGTTTATCTTATTTGCTGAAAAAACAGTGGCAGACTTTGATTCACAAATGGTTGTAACGATAGGCGAATTAGAACTACAACCCAACTTAGCGAGTGTAGTTCCCGATTTTGTAAAATTAACAATTGAAATTCGTGCTATGGATTGGGAAAAAATGAAAGCGTTCCAAAAGGCATTACAACTGTTTGCTAGTAATAGTAAATTTAATGTTTCATTTAAGGAAACAGTTGAAAAACACCCAAATTATTTGAATGCACAAATCCAAGAACAAATTGAAAAAATATGTATTGAAAATCAAATACCATATAGACACATGATGAGTGGAGCAAACCATGATTGTAAGTCTATGGCAACTATTGTTCCAGCAGCGTTATTATTTATTCCAAGTAAAGATGGCATTAGTCATCATCCAGATGAATTCTCTAGTTGGGAAGACGTTGAAATTGGAGCCCAAGTGTTTTTAGAAACTGTTCTACAATTAACAAGGGGGGGAATTTAA